The DNA sequence GAAGGTGAGCAGGTTGCGGACGTCTGCATCGTCGGCGGTGGTTTCAGTGGGCTCAACACAGCTATCGAACTGGCCGAGCGCGGCCTGTCGGTGGTGCTGCTGGAGGCGCACCGAATCGGCTGGGGCGCCAGCGGGCGCAATGGTGGCCAGTTGATTCGTGGCGTTGGTCATGACGTCGAACAGTTCCAGTCGATAATCGGCGCTGAAGGCGTCGACGAACTCAAGCGCATGGGCTTTGAGGCGGTCGATATCGTCCGCCAGCGTATCGAGCGCCATGCCATCGACTGTGATCTGACCTGGGGCTATTGCGATCTCGCGACCAAGCCGCGACATGTCGAGGGCTTCGACGCCGATTACGCCGACCTCATGCGCCTGGGCTATCCACATCCGCTACGCCGCGTGGCGAAGGATGCCATGCGCGAGGTGATTGGCTCCGATCGCTACGTTGGCGGGTTGGTGGATATGGGCTCGGGACACCTGCATCCGCTCAATCTGGCGCTCGGGGAAGCCGCCGCCGCGCAGTCGCTGGGCGTACGCCTGTTCGAACAGTCGGCAGTCACGCGAATCGATTACGGTCACGAGGTGCGCGTGCATACCGCGCACGGCAGCGTCCGCGCCGGACAACTGGTGCTCGCCTGCAACGCTTACCTGCGAGGATTGAATCCGGAACTCGCCGGCAAAGTACTGCCAGCCGGCAGCTATATCATCGCCACCGAGCCGCTGCCCGAGGCGCTGGCCCATGAACTGTTACCGCAGAATATGGCGGTCTGCGATCAGCGGGTAGCGCTGGATTATTTTCGCCTCTCGGCCGATCGGCGCTTGCTGTTCGGCGGCGCCTGCCATTATTCCGGGCGCGACCCGCAGGACATCGCCGCCTATATGCAGCCGAAGATGCTCGAGGTGTTTCCACAGCTGCGCGGCATCGGCATCGATTTCCAGTGGGGCGGGATGATCGGCATCGGCGCCAATCGGCTACCTCAGATCGGCCGACTGCCCGATCAGCCTAACGTGTACTACGCCCAGGCCTACGCCGGCCACGGGCTGAACGCCACCCACCTTGCCGGGCGACTGCTTGCCGAAGCCATCAGCGGCCAGGTTCAAGGCCGCTTCGATCTGTTCGCACGCGTACCGCACCCGACTTTCCCTGGCGGCCAGCGGCTGCGCTCTCCGCTGCTGGCATTGGGCATGCTCTGGTACAGGCTCAAGGACCAGTTCTGAATTTCACCGTTGCGCTGACGTCCAATCGTCATGGAACCCTAACAACGAAAAGGTGCTCCTTGCGCAAACATCTGGTGTTCGTGGCGATGCTGTTGCTGGCAGGCTGCGCCGGGCAGCTGGTTACCGCACCCACGAGCCACGCCCTGCCAAGCCAGGATTCGGAACTGGCACGGCGAATTGAAGCGTTGGCCGTCGACCAACCGTCCGGGCATTCGGGCTTTCGCCTGCTGTCTTCGAGCGCCGAAGCCTTCGCCGCTCGAGTCAGAATGATCCGTGCAGCCCAGACGAGCCTGGACGTGCAGTACTACATCGTCCACGACGGCCTCAGTACCCGTGCATTGATCGACGAAGTGCTCAAGGCTGCCGATCGCGGCGTCAGGGTCCGGTTGCTGCTCGATGACACGACCAGCGACGGCAGCGACTATCAAATCGCAACCCTGGCAGCCCACCCGAACATTCTCATCCGCGTTTTCAATCCCCTGCATGTCGGGCGCAGCAACATCGTTACCCGCACTGTCGGTCGACTACTGCATCTTTCACTGCAGCATCGGCGCATGCATAACAAGCTGATGTTGGCCGATAACAGCCTGGCCATCGTCGGCGGGCGTAATCTTGGCGACGAATATTTCGATGCCGAAAAAGGCTTGAACTTCACTGACATCGATCTGCTTGGCGCCGGGCCGGTGGCCCGGCAGCTGGCGACCAGCTTCGATCAGTACTGGAACCATGGTCTCAGCGTCCCCATCCAGCATTTCCTGCGCAGTCCACCTAGCGTCGCGGCGCTGGACGAAGCGCGCCAGCAGATCGTGGAGTACCTGCAAGCGGAGCGCCAGCGCACTCCGCAGCGCTACCAGAGGCTGATGGCAGAACTGGACGGGCCGCCTCTGGCGCAGTGGCTGCAGGGGCTGATCTGGGCGCCCGGCGAAGCCATGTGGGACCACCCGGACAAGATCACCGCCGACGGCATTCCCGACGAGCACCTGCTGCTGACCACCCAGCTGCAGCCAAGCATGGACGCCGTCACCCGCGAGATGACGCTGATTTCCGCCTACTTCGTCCCCACCCAGGACGGAGTGGACTACCTCACGCACCACGCCGAAAACGGCGTGGCCATCCGCATTCTCACCAACTCGCTGGAAGCGACCGATGTCCCTATCGTGCATGGCGGTTACGCACCCTATCGTCGCGAGCTGCTCGAAGCCGGCGTGCGTTTGTTCGAGCTGCGCCGGCAGCCTGACCAAGAGGCGTCCTACAACCTGAGCGGTGAGTCGGAATCGAGCCTGCACAGCAAGGGCGCAGTATTCGACCGGCAGGAAGTGTTTCTCGGCTCGTTTAACTTCGATCCGCGTTCGGTTCTCTGGAACACCGAAGTCGGCATCCTGATCGAGAGCACCGAACTGGCCGGGGAAGTCCAGCGGCTGACACTTGAAGGCACCTCGCCGGCGGTAAGTTACGAGGTCCGACTGGTCGAGCTCGACGGTGAAAAGCAGTTGGTCTGGATCGCTGAAGACGAGGGCCGGCGCAAGGTACTCCTGGATGAGCCCGGTGGCGCCTGGCGGCGTTTCAACGCCTGGTTCAGTCAGTGGATCGGGCTGGAACGGATGCTCTGAGCGACCTTTGCGACATATCTAGGTTGCAAGGTATTTCCGCCAATCTACCCAGCGAAACCGCCGCCTCGCTTGCTTTCGCTTCTCGCCATGGTACCAAGGTGCCATCGGCAGCTAGGCTGCCGCACCGATGCCGAATACGGCACTGCTTCTATAAAAATAAAAAGGAGCGCGACATGCATCATCGTAAATGGATATTGATGGTGATTGTGCTGGCGAGCTGGTTCCCAGCGCTGCTCAATTCCGCCCAGGCTCAATCCTTCACCGCTCTGGAAAGCATGCAGATCCATGCCAACCGTGCGGCCAGCAGTCTTCTGCTCTACCGCGGCGAAGGTTTTCAGAAAGCCCATCTGGCGAGGATGGAAGGCGACCTCAAGGCACTAACCGACACGCTGAACAGCTTCCCCGCCGCCAGTAACAAGCTGCGCGAGCTGCATCAGACATTGCAGGCCACACTGCGCGAAGGGGCTGGCTTCGGTTACGAAGAAGACGACATGCCCTGGGGTTGGCCGCTACAGATGAGCAAGGCGCTACGCGACTTCCTCAGCGAGGTACGCAGCCAGCAAGGCGCTGACTTCCGCGCCGAACTGCCAGCCAAGGTGGAATACCTGACCGTTCAGTACCTGAGCCGCGCCTACGTGGGCTCCTTCGAAACGGCTCGCGAACAACCGGACACCTACCTTGGGCAGGACGAGCGGCACCTGGTGCCCTCCATCGATGAGCAACTCGCCGCCCTGGACAGCCAATCGAATCCAGCCATCGCCAAGCTGAAGACCCGCTGGGATTTCCTCAAGGTGGCGCTCGAAGACATGAACAGCGGAAACAACAGCTTCAATACCGCGTCTGGCCGGCCGTTCGCGCCGATCATGGTGGACCGCCATGCCCGCAGTCTCAGCGATCAGTGGATGGCGCTCGTTCCCTGACGGTGCGCCAGGTCAGGCATCGATCGGGCGCTGACGCAGCCGTACCGGCCCGACTCGCGCCTCGATGGCCTGACGCAACGGCTCGCGCAAGCCGAGCATGAACCCCAGTTCAGCCGCGACGAATAGCGGCCCGATGATCAGCCCGGTGAGATCGTCGACGAATGCGGGCTTGCGACCTTCGTAGTAATGCCCGACGAATTGGATGATCCAGCCCACCACGAACAATCCAACCCCCGCGCTCAGCCAGATGGCGGTCGTCTGCTGCGCCAGCTGCGCACCGACCCAGACGCAGAGCAGCAACACCACCCCCATGAGCGCGCCGAAGCGGAAGTCCAACCGCAGATAGAACAGCGCCGACGCCAATGCGACCAACGCAACCGGGCTCAGCCAACGTCCAGAAACCTCCACGCCGGGACGCGACAGCAACACCGCGACGGCCAGCACGATCATCGGAATGCCAATGAAATGGCTGAGCAGGTTGCGCGGGTCGCGGTGATAGGCAGCGTACTGCGCCAAGTGGTCGGTCAGGGTTTTCATAGGGCGAGCTCCAGATGCTGTCCGGCAAGCTTAGCCAGCTTGTCGATATGCGGGGCGGCAACCCGTGGTGGACGAGTGCCAAAGGTCAAGGCGCTTGTGCCAACGCACCATTGCCCGCTAAGGCTCGGGGCGATAGCCCAATCGCAGGCCACCCCAATGTCGGCCGCCCACCATGATCGGCACCGAAAGGTCATGCATCAACTCACCGGTGTCGCGGCTATAGGTTTGCAACAGCACCTTGCGCTGGTGGCTGCCACAGCGCCCGCCGGTGCGGTCATTGAACAGCCGCTTGCTGCGACTCTTGACCTTGTCGACCTCCGGATCGCCGACCGGAGGCTGGCTGAAGGCGCGGTTGTGGGTCGGCACGTAGCCATCCGGCGTAGTGGCGATGGCATAGATCAGAGCATCGTTACGCTCAAGCAACGGCTCCTGAATGGCCGGCAGGACTTCGTCGGCATAACGATCGAAGCGAGTGCTATAGCGGATCGGATTGGTCCCCGGCTGCGCTTGGTAATTGCGATCGAAAAGATCATCGACCGTCAGCCGACCGGCTTGCAGATCCGCCTCGAAGCGCGCACCGATAGCCGCCGCGCCCTCTCGTGCCAGATCGAAGATGCCCTGGTGATAGTCGTCGAGCTGCACTTCGGCGAGCTGCTCGCTGACTGTTTCCGCCTGGCCGACGAGCTTCTCTGCAGACTGCTCCAGCTGACGGGTTTGAGTCTCACTCTCCAGCACGTCACCACGCAGTTGGTCCAGTGCTACGAAAAGCTGCGCGAGTCGCTCGTGATTGTTGGCGGTACCGGAGGCAATTTCCGCCACCTGGGTTTCGACATTGCCAGCCAGATCGGCAATACCGGTGAGCTGGGCGCCGGTGCCTGCAATCTGCTCGGCAGCTTCGTCGAGTTCGCTGGCCTGTTTCTGGATATGGCTGACCACTGCCCCGCTCTGCTCGCGGATATCACTCACCATCCGTCCGACCGCTTCGGTGGCGCTGCTGGTGCGCCCGGCGAGGTTGCGCACCTCATCGGCGACCACCGCGAAGCCGCGGCCGGCCTCCCCGGCACGCGCGGCCTCGATCGCCGCGTTGAGCGCAAGCAGGTTGGTCTGGCTGGCGATGGACTGGATCACATCTGTGATCTGACGTATCTCTTCAGTGCGCGCAGAGAGCCCGTCGAGCAGCTCGCGACTGGCTTCGGTCTGTGCGCTGAGCCGCTGCATGCGTTCGATCGCATGCTGCAGTTCGGCTCGACCGCTGACGCTGCTGCGCCGCACCGCTTCGGCGGCCTCAAGTGCATGGCCCGCGCGACTGGCGCTGTCCTGCTCGGTCGCGGTCATCGCCTCGGCGCCATTGGCTATCTCGCTGATCGCCGCCAGCTGCGATTGCAGGCGTGCCGCCAGTTGCTCGGCACTGAATGACACTTGAGCCGCCGACAGAGCGT is a window from the Pseudomonas sp. MTM4 genome containing:
- a CDS encoding FAD-binding oxidoreductase, with product MHTRQAAIHSEDHAASYYAASVNQRLALSRLEGEQVADVCIVGGGFSGLNTAIELAERGLSVVLLEAHRIGWGASGRNGGQLIRGVGHDVEQFQSIIGAEGVDELKRMGFEAVDIVRQRIERHAIDCDLTWGYCDLATKPRHVEGFDADYADLMRLGYPHPLRRVAKDAMREVIGSDRYVGGLVDMGSGHLHPLNLALGEAAAAQSLGVRLFEQSAVTRIDYGHEVRVHTAHGSVRAGQLVLACNAYLRGLNPELAGKVLPAGSYIIATEPLPEALAHELLPQNMAVCDQRVALDYFRLSADRRLLFGGACHYSGRDPQDIAAYMQPKMLEVFPQLRGIGIDFQWGGMIGIGANRLPQIGRLPDQPNVYYAQAYAGHGLNATHLAGRLLAEAISGQVQGRFDLFARVPHPTFPGGQRLRSPLLALGMLWYRLKDQF
- a CDS encoding phospholipase D family protein: MRKHLVFVAMLLLAGCAGQLVTAPTSHALPSQDSELARRIEALAVDQPSGHSGFRLLSSSAEAFAARVRMIRAAQTSLDVQYYIVHDGLSTRALIDEVLKAADRGVRVRLLLDDTTSDGSDYQIATLAAHPNILIRVFNPLHVGRSNIVTRTVGRLLHLSLQHRRMHNKLMLADNSLAIVGGRNLGDEYFDAEKGLNFTDIDLLGAGPVARQLATSFDQYWNHGLSVPIQHFLRSPPSVAALDEARQQIVEYLQAERQRTPQRYQRLMAELDGPPLAQWLQGLIWAPGEAMWDHPDKITADGIPDEHLLLTTQLQPSMDAVTREMTLISAYFVPTQDGVDYLTHHAENGVAIRILTNSLEATDVPIVHGGYAPYRRELLEAGVRLFELRRQPDQEASYNLSGESESSLHSKGAVFDRQEVFLGSFNFDPRSVLWNTEVGILIESTELAGEVQRLTLEGTSPAVSYEVRLVELDGEKQLVWIAEDEGRRKVLLDEPGGAWRRFNAWFSQWIGLERML
- a CDS encoding DUF962 domain-containing protein, translated to MKTLTDHLAQYAAYHRDPRNLLSHFIGIPMIVLAVAVLLSRPGVEVSGRWLSPVALVALASALFYLRLDFRFGALMGVVLLLCVWVGAQLAQQTTAIWLSAGVGLFVVGWIIQFVGHYYEGRKPAFVDDLTGLIIGPLFVAAELGFMLGLREPLRQAIEARVGPVRLRQRPIDA
- a CDS encoding methyl-accepting chemotaxis protein; protein product: MRPAFRLHPNVCLLHAVSLLALLSFLEWMKLPFYLTALSILLLSLWPWLGPWRVQTDPPSPGDANAQSSAALSKSLSRHTCHNALSAAQVSFSAEQLAARLQSQLAAISEIANGAEAMTATEQDSASRAGHALEAAEAVRRSSVSGRAELQHAIERMQRLSAQTEASRELLDGLSARTEEIRQITDVIQSIASQTNLLALNAAIEAARAGEAGRGFAVVADEVRNLAGRTSSATEAVGRMVSDIREQSGAVVSHIQKQASELDEAAEQIAGTGAQLTGIADLAGNVETQVAEIASGTANNHERLAQLFVALDQLRGDVLESETQTRQLEQSAEKLVGQAETVSEQLAEVQLDDYHQGIFDLAREGAAAIGARFEADLQAGRLTVDDLFDRNYQAQPGTNPIRYSTRFDRYADEVLPAIQEPLLERNDALIYAIATTPDGYVPTHNRAFSQPPVGDPEVDKVKSRSKRLFNDRTGGRCGSHQRKVLLQTYSRDTGELMHDLSVPIMVGGRHWGGLRLGYRPEP